In one Mucilaginibacter sp. PAMB04168 genomic region, the following are encoded:
- a CDS encoding protein kinase, with product MSYHALLKAEQVSFQEDARYLTAGTIKQTCGFVLFISCRALDTPEMLKQCLPVTRQTECPFILVKNQNLQYQLNSGSFGNEIAGKVLSLYPADRSTLSILIKELVGLTTQLKGPQIINAQRLSQVVYIQKAEKHTDGFRYSMPKPRDIPYSIPLIYLKKEKPNRLLGNYYLPVQLLGATPKGKIFKAINLRKLKFEWCLIKQGNAVALDDQFDRDMKDRLKWQKAVLERIKDKVYTPGYLDYFEKAENTYLVIDYVEGKSLGQEVRNAMKGTTVWKEFPIHKKEQLLNWYQQAVGLVDSIHQEGFVHRDITDSNFMIGNDGRLCIIDFELSYSLREQQPDPPYLLGTFGYASPEQLHYQYPDIRDDVYSLGALLSFVLTGCQPYEFLNTPLTVVRSKIVRLTGSDLLATLVCRCIQPTRKARASLSAIKEAITIYLENLAQRKYETSTMAV from the coding sequence ATGAGCTATCATGCACTGCTGAAAGCTGAGCAAGTTTCTTTCCAGGAGGATGCGCGGTATTTAACGGCCGGCACCATCAAACAGACCTGCGGATTCGTCCTGTTCATCAGTTGTCGTGCACTTGACACACCAGAGATGCTCAAACAATGCCTTCCTGTAACCCGGCAAACCGAATGCCCGTTTATCCTGGTTAAAAATCAAAATCTACAATACCAATTGAACTCCGGCTCATTTGGTAATGAGATCGCAGGCAAAGTGCTATCGTTATACCCGGCTGACCGGTCTACGCTTTCGATACTGATCAAAGAACTGGTCGGTCTTACAACTCAGCTTAAAGGGCCGCAGATTATCAACGCACAGCGTTTAAGCCAGGTGGTCTACATTCAAAAAGCGGAAAAGCATACCGACGGTTTTCGATACAGCATGCCTAAACCGAGAGACATACCCTACAGCATCCCACTAATTTACCTGAAGAAGGAAAAGCCGAACCGTCTTCTAGGTAATTACTACCTGCCTGTTCAATTACTGGGTGCGACACCGAAAGGGAAAATCTTTAAGGCGATCAATCTGAGAAAGCTCAAATTCGAGTGGTGTTTGATTAAACAAGGTAATGCCGTTGCCTTGGACGACCAATTCGACCGGGATATGAAGGATCGTCTGAAATGGCAAAAAGCGGTATTGGAGAGGATAAAAGACAAGGTCTATACACCGGGCTATCTTGACTATTTTGAAAAAGCGGAAAACACTTATCTGGTCATTGACTACGTGGAAGGCAAGTCCTTAGGGCAAGAGGTGCGCAACGCAATGAAGGGTACAACGGTATGGAAAGAATTTCCTATACATAAGAAAGAGCAGTTACTGAACTGGTATCAGCAAGCTGTCGGCTTAGTAGACTCGATCCATCAGGAAGGGTTTGTGCACAGAGACATCACCGACAGTAATTTTATGATCGGGAACGATGGCCGTTTATGCATCATCGATTTCGAGCTTAGCTACAGCCTCCGTGAACAGCAGCCTGACCCTCCCTATTTGCTTGGCACATTCGGTTATGCCTCACCTGAACAGTTGCATTATCAGTATCCGGACATCCGGGACGATGTCTATTCCTTAGGTGCCTTGCTCAGTTTCGTTTTGACGGGTTGTCAACCCTATGAGTTTTTGAACACACCGCTGACAGTCGTCCGATCAAAAATTGTTCGGCTTACCGGAAGTGACCTGCTGGCGACATTGGTATGCCGATGTATTCAACCCACGAGAAAAGCCCGGGCCAGCTTATCAGCTATTAAAGAGGCGATCACAATCTATTTAGAAAATTTAGCACAGCGAAAATATGAAACGTCTACCATGGCTGTATGA
- a CDS encoding DUF4134 family protein, with translation MKMMVTLGLLLSGFYVIAQPGIAEMQQARQELVSTYFSAFDCALVIATLLGLCGAVSVYKNWQDGKHHVDVAVAAWFYAALFVLLSGVFLRALFGI, from the coding sequence ATGAAAATGATGGTTACTCTTGGGCTGCTGCTATCCGGGTTTTATGTGATTGCACAACCCGGTATTGCTGAAATGCAGCAAGCACGACAGGAGTTGGTTTCTACCTATTTCTCTGCATTTGACTGTGCACTGGTCATCGCTACCTTGCTGGGACTATGCGGTGCAGTATCGGTCTATAAAAACTGGCAGGATGGTAAGCATCACGTCGACGTCGCCGTTGCAGCGTGGTTTTATGCCGCCCTTTTTGTACTGTTATCCGGCGTGTTTTTGAGGGCGTTGTTCGGAATTTAA
- a CDS encoding ParA family protein: MITIIGNQKGGVGKSTLAVLAANYITIARKSKASIIDMDYQQSISQKFDKAKILENEEPYEVVPATLESFPIVYHVLNQNADHVLLIDLPGKLDDDGLLPVFESADLVICPFAYDEFTYQSTVLFTVVLKKVNPRVEVVFVPNRIKANAKFEIMTEVNVQLQKLGKITAPIPDRVDFQRITTFHTPVSLIPVIYPVFEEIFAERLWKK, from the coding sequence ATGATTACCATCATTGGAAACCAGAAAGGCGGAGTCGGGAAGAGTACGCTGGCCGTACTGGCGGCAAATTACATTACGATCGCGCGGAAATCGAAAGCGTCCATTATTGATATGGATTACCAGCAGTCCATTTCCCAAAAATTTGACAAAGCAAAAATTTTGGAAAATGAGGAACCCTACGAAGTCGTTCCTGCGACGCTGGAAAGTTTCCCTATTGTATACCATGTTTTAAATCAAAATGCAGATCATGTTCTATTGATCGACTTGCCCGGTAAGCTGGATGACGACGGCCTATTACCCGTATTCGAATCGGCAGACCTGGTGATCTGTCCATTTGCTTATGATGAATTCACTTACCAGTCCACGGTACTCTTTACCGTAGTACTCAAAAAAGTGAACCCCAGGGTAGAAGTCGTCTTTGTGCCTAACCGGATCAAGGCCAATGCCAAATTTGAGATCATGACCGAGGTCAATGTCCAGCTGCAAAAGTTGGGCAAGATAACCGCTCCCATTCCTGACCGGGTGGACTTTCAGAGGATCACCACCTTTCATACCCCTGTCTCTCTCATCCCGGTTATCTACCCTGTGTTTGAAGAAATATTTGCAGAACGCTTATGGAAAAAATGA
- the mobC gene encoding plasmid mobilization relaxosome protein MobC, whose product MADQRKLAERPKLEREKRTRKIDARFTQTEYDLVLTMERTLGVSKTELVRVRLLNGSERMLLNTRELISQMDALGAEMARVGNNINQLARHANIMKLQGQVPYYVAEKFNQLFEQYLDLQQRLEIVFRKVIRLAGR is encoded by the coding sequence ATGGCTGATCAAAGAAAGTTAGCTGAAAGGCCCAAACTGGAGCGCGAGAAGCGCACCAGGAAAATTGATGCCAGATTTACCCAAACCGAATACGACCTGGTTTTGACTATGGAACGAACGCTGGGTGTTTCCAAAACCGAATTAGTCAGGGTGCGGTTGCTCAACGGTTCTGAGCGGATGCTCCTTAATACCAGGGAGCTCATCAGCCAGATGGATGCGTTGGGGGCGGAGATGGCCCGGGTCGGCAATAATATCAACCAGTTGGCCAGGCATGCCAATATCATGAAATTGCAAGGGCAGGTCCCCTATTATGTAGCAGAAAAATTTAACCAGCTTTTTGAGCAGTATCTGGACCTCCAGCAGCGCCTGGAGATTGTTTTTCGAAAGGTAATCCGGCTCGCGGGCCGATGA
- a CDS encoding relaxase/mobilization nuclease domain-containing protein, producing the protein MIVKILKNVSGFPAVRYNTDKVDRNTGELMKISGFGPLQAFQNLRPQDFINYLQMVSSVNTRIEKAQFHAVLSAKGKEYDKGQLTAIATLWMEEMGYGQQPYLAIFHKDTSNNHLHLVTTRIGKDGRKINSAYEYLRASASLNKVLGYDFALQYAFSTRAQFYLILESKGYMGSDFDEQKLEKHIAAYRPDKFRIGELKALLWAHKDAAGYRQLLESHYQVELVFHAAEGKAPYGYTILDHATKQVFKGSEVLSLKYLSAQIPEQTSAWELPLSNMESSGHETAAYIGPIWMADDIDDEAILGRNRHRKKQARTNTR; encoded by the coding sequence ATGATCGTTAAAATCCTTAAGAACGTTTCCGGTTTTCCGGCCGTACGTTATAACACGGATAAAGTGGACCGCAATACAGGAGAACTTATGAAGATTTCCGGGTTTGGTCCTTTGCAGGCCTTTCAAAACCTGCGCCCGCAGGATTTTATTAATTACCTGCAAATGGTATCGTCCGTCAATACGCGGATCGAAAAGGCGCAATTTCATGCAGTCCTGTCGGCTAAAGGAAAGGAGTACGATAAGGGTCAGCTCACAGCGATCGCAACACTTTGGATGGAGGAAATGGGTTACGGTCAACAACCCTACCTGGCTATATTTCATAAAGACACGAGTAACAACCATCTGCACTTAGTGACGACCCGGATTGGAAAGGACGGCAGAAAGATCAACAGTGCTTATGAATATCTAAGGGCATCGGCCAGCTTGAATAAGGTCCTCGGGTACGATTTTGCCCTGCAATACGCTTTTAGCACCAGAGCGCAATTTTACCTGATCCTGGAAAGTAAAGGTTATATGGGCAGTGATTTTGATGAGCAGAAACTGGAAAAGCATATAGCTGCATATCGGCCTGACAAATTCAGGATAGGAGAGCTTAAAGCCTTGTTATGGGCACATAAGGATGCCGCAGGTTATCGGCAACTGCTTGAAAGTCATTACCAGGTGGAATTGGTATTTCATGCGGCGGAAGGGAAAGCCCCTTATGGTTATACCATCCTGGACCACGCCACCAAGCAGGTCTTTAAGGGGAGTGAGGTATTGTCGCTAAAGTACCTTTCTGCGCAAATACCGGAGCAAACGAGTGCGTGGGAACTTCCGCTAAGTAATATGGAGTCATCTGGTCATGAGACCGCCGCTTATATCGGTCCGATTTGGATGGCGGATGATATTGATGATGAGGCTATCCTGGGCCGGAACCGCCACCGTAAAAAACAGGCCAGAACAAACACCCGCTAA
- a CDS encoding RteC domain-containing protein, protein MNTPFEKLLNELRENLSENASIESPLGRFNGAVKITDKALSDLKNFLDHDQVGEQDEISIFKEVKPQIEACRIEEGLRFSILNYKPTGTAKAQVKYLDEELVSIQSVFRRNAFYYQYYKNGFDELDHLFFVRGSGSLALPIPEIPDVESDFSTPVSCLYSKFIGLERIQLFILREIERLKPEHGNTLHILSDETEKLRWTGDVINIIEVAYGIWLTGQLNHGNATLSQIVRWLESQLDVNLGNVQKRFTEMERRKRISTTKYLDQMSDALRKKLEQDTH, encoded by the coding sequence ATGAATACACCATTTGAAAAGTTGTTGAATGAGCTAAGAGAGAACCTTTCCGAAAATGCCTCTATTGAATCCCCGCTGGGCAGGTTTAATGGCGCCGTCAAAATAACAGATAAAGCTTTATCTGATTTAAAAAACTTTCTCGACCATGATCAGGTCGGCGAGCAAGATGAAATCTCTATTTTCAAGGAAGTCAAACCGCAGATTGAAGCCTGCCGGATCGAAGAAGGCTTGCGATTCAGTATCTTAAATTACAAGCCTACGGGAACCGCTAAGGCGCAGGTGAAATACCTGGACGAAGAATTGGTTTCTATCCAAAGTGTGTTCAGGCGAAATGCTTTCTACTACCAGTACTATAAGAACGGGTTCGATGAACTGGATCACCTTTTTTTTGTGAGAGGATCAGGGAGTCTTGCTTTGCCCATACCTGAAATACCCGATGTCGAGAGTGATTTTTCTACTCCCGTATCCTGCTTATATTCTAAGTTCATAGGCTTAGAACGGATTCAATTATTTATTCTGAGAGAAATTGAGAGGTTAAAGCCTGAGCACGGAAACACCCTCCACATCTTAAGTGATGAGACAGAAAAACTGCGTTGGACCGGTGACGTGATCAATATCATTGAGGTTGCCTATGGTATCTGGCTTACCGGGCAATTGAATCATGGAAATGCTACTTTAAGTCAGATCGTCCGCTGGCTGGAAAGCCAGCTGGACGTTAATTTAGGTAATGTTCAAAAGAGGTTCACGGAAATGGAAAGGAGAAAGAGAATAAGCACAACAAAATACCTCGATCAAATGAGCGATGCTTTAAGGAAGAAACTCGAACAAGACACCCATTGA
- a CDS encoding plasmid transfer protein, translating into MPRRFAVYKGLQKPLVFKGFQGKFIYWGLASLLSGLVSGALLMSLVSMWLGAVMLISCILGGLLFTAHKQKGGLHSKRRDTRIFILNHYGRKKLI; encoded by the coding sequence ATGCCCAGGAGATTTGCTGTTTACAAGGGGCTTCAAAAACCCCTTGTATTTAAAGGCTTCCAGGGAAAATTTATCTACTGGGGCCTTGCCTCCCTGTTAAGCGGCCTGGTCTCCGGCGCGTTGCTCATGTCGTTAGTCAGTATGTGGCTAGGCGCAGTTATGCTGATTAGTTGCATCCTGGGTGGCCTGCTTTTTACGGCACACAAGCAAAAAGGCGGATTGCATAGCAAACGTCGTGACACCCGAATTTTTATCCTCAACCATTATGGCCGTAAAAAACTTATTTAA
- a CDS encoding DUF4134 domain-containing protein — MFSKTKKLWASALMLALSFPVLAQSGVAGLNTATSTLKTYVDPVTNITLVIGGIVGIVGAIRVYSKWNSGDQDINKELMGWGGSCVFLVVSALVIKSFFGL; from the coding sequence ATGTTTTCTAAAACCAAAAAGCTTTGGGCATCGGCTTTAATGCTTGCCCTTTCTTTTCCTGTACTTGCTCAAAGCGGTGTAGCTGGCCTGAATACGGCCACCTCTACTTTAAAGACCTATGTTGATCCGGTCACGAATATCACTTTGGTGATCGGGGGTATCGTCGGCATTGTCGGCGCCATCCGGGTGTACTCCAAATGGAACTCCGGAGATCAGGACATCAACAAGGAACTGATGGGATGGGGTGGTTCCTGCGTATTCCTTGTAGTTTCCGCGCTGGTTATCAAATCATTCTTCGGCCTTTAA
- a CDS encoding cysteine peptidase family C39 domain-containing protein → MYNIHLIKRSFIRQLSEESCGLACLGMIFNFSGQSQLYTHLHDIRVEEGGLSLLEMQSIASASGYSAQSVEMELDFLRKLDRPCILHTQTEHGLYHYQVCYGSKMSGNSYRYLMADPAKQVYYLTENELDLIWVSKAALYFDHLKMDLSAFRRSPWHWLFMLRAFPAGFWIIVPLLTLATASFGLAMSWVLQKGMNNSYFFKTNVIVAVVILLFLISVSKSLCAFLRQYLMIRLNMSVNQKLMSAYMRLLFQCRPGNHPRITPYSLRNNFRDIQKIQQAACEIISTVLSEGALLIFFLSAVAYLLPWAALINFIFLLVIGSVTYRGLAHNSYSFAHLNHLSAATENLLLKDIDQLHKNGLNSPLGLNLKFHQTNHDLNINQTRLLAVKSGIKGLTNEILGTINVILVFTIALWHMQVESIDYSTFMLVVILSYLCSTLLPKICNAVAVIAEGADAAVQFQTALTSTLSNK, encoded by the coding sequence ATGTATAATATTCATTTGATCAAGCGGTCCTTTATCAGGCAATTAAGCGAGGAAAGCTGCGGACTTGCCTGTCTGGGCATGATTTTCAATTTCTCCGGACAATCTCAATTGTATACTCATCTCCATGATATTCGAGTGGAAGAGGGTGGCCTGTCCCTACTCGAAATGCAATCTATCGCATCTGCCAGTGGTTATTCAGCACAATCTGTCGAAATGGAACTCGACTTTCTGCGGAAACTCGACAGGCCGTGCATTCTGCATACGCAAACTGAACATGGGCTATATCACTACCAGGTTTGTTATGGAAGCAAGATGTCCGGCAATTCCTACCGGTACCTGATGGCCGACCCGGCAAAACAGGTTTATTACCTTACAGAAAATGAATTGGACCTAATTTGGGTTAGCAAAGCCGCTTTATATTTTGACCACCTGAAGATGGACCTGAGCGCCTTTCGCCGTTCACCCTGGCACTGGCTCTTCATGCTCCGAGCGTTTCCCGCCGGCTTTTGGATCATCGTGCCTCTGCTCACCCTGGCTACTGCATCTTTTGGTTTAGCGATGTCGTGGGTTTTGCAAAAAGGGATGAACAATAGCTACTTCTTCAAAACTAATGTCATTGTAGCTGTTGTCATCCTGCTTTTCCTGATCAGCGTATCTAAAAGCCTTTGTGCCTTCTTGCGGCAATACCTCATGATCAGATTAAATATGTCCGTCAATCAAAAACTGATGTCAGCTTATATGAGGCTGTTGTTTCAATGCCGGCCCGGCAATCATCCAAGAATTACACCTTATAGCCTAAGAAATAATTTCAGGGATATTCAAAAAATACAGCAGGCGGCTTGTGAAATAATTTCAACGGTTCTGTCGGAGGGGGCTTTGTTGATTTTCTTCCTATCTGCGGTTGCCTATCTTCTTCCCTGGGCCGCTTTGATCAATTTCATTTTTTTACTTGTCATCGGGTCTGTTACTTACCGCGGCCTGGCGCACAACAGCTATTCCTTCGCTCATCTGAATCACCTGTCTGCAGCTACGGAAAATCTGCTACTAAAGGATATTGATCAATTACATAAGAACGGTTTGAATAGCCCTTTAGGCCTGAACCTTAAGTTTCATCAGACCAATCACGATCTGAATATCAATCAGACCCGGCTATTGGCTGTAAAATCCGGCATCAAGGGACTGACGAATGAAATATTGGGAACGATAAATGTGATCCTGGTTTTCACCATCGCCTTATGGCATATGCAAGTAGAAAGCATAGACTATTCCACATTCATGCTGGTGGTCATCCTTAGCTATTTATGCAGCACGCTTCTGCCTAAAATATGCAACGCAGTGGCTGTTATTGCGGAAGGAGCAGATGCTGCTGTACAGTTCCAAACCGCTTTAACCTCAACGTTGAGCAATAAGTAA
- a CDS encoding helix-turn-helix transcriptional regulator, whose protein sequence is MQNIGDRIRAARLEKNYTQFYMAFMLDISQASYSKIERNETKLTLPRIYEIAEILEISPFVLMPKPKYGVGIDYHFVWRTWLKLRKFWTHGIARKKEEAVRMNILYRDISNTNEV, encoded by the coding sequence ATGCAAAACATTGGAGACAGAATCAGGGCCGCAAGACTGGAAAAAAACTACACGCAGTTTTACATGGCCTTTATGTTAGATATTTCGCAAGCATCTTATTCCAAGATTGAGCGAAATGAGACCAAGCTGACCTTGCCGCGTATTTATGAAATTGCAGAAATACTGGAAATATCGCCGTTCGTCCTCATGCCCAAACCTAAATATGGGGTAGGAATCGATTACCATTTCGTCTGGCGAACTTGGTTGAAGCTTCGTAAATTCTGGACGCATGGGATAGCCAGAAAAAAGGAGGAAGCTGTCAGAATGAATATTCTTTACAGGGACATATCCAACACTAATGAAGTGTAA
- a CDS encoding TraG family conjugative transposon ATPase gives MAVKNLFNIPYAGVDKGVDFDLLIGNAGELSVVIEMTNPVVRYSAHPAGYDEFHHLLSNVVKILGDGYLLQKLDVISRSPYDPGHADEFLQQQYNAHFKGRDCLQISTYLTITRQLKKGAFYVYDARLLREFRQIVAKVLEILPTGKDLREPQLNQLVLKMLSMSFDSPVITLNNLSPSATEIGMGDKTVRCISLVNPDSIDLPPSVSSYNELNEKESIRGFPVDFLSFLFNVPGSEVIVFNQLIDIPNQIGTLRKLEQKKKRHAGIPDPANQLCVEDIDQLLNDVARESQRLVNCHFTVMICAQPTALAKAANFVESSLFHLGVIPSKNAYNQLELFRSALPGNGVELKGYDWFLTTADAALCFFFKESLPKDEPSEFLIRFTDRQGIPVRMDPADLPMRTGRINNRNKFVLGPSGSGKSFFMNALIEQYMLYNMDMVIVDTGHSYSGLCSYYQGKYITYTDQAPITMNPFRIAEEEYNIEKKDFLCTLIGVAWKGADGTFSTVERDVIAQVISAYYSQFFAARGELKFDTFYEFALVKIPEIKELERIPFDFDEFRYVLKKFYKGGEFAPILNKDADQSLFTERFIVFEIDSIKEHKILFPIVTLIIMDVFLQKMRYRSDRRKTLVVEEAWKAIASPLMAGYLLYLYKTVRKFWGEAIVVTQELGDIIGNAVVKDSIINNSDTICLLDQTKFKDNYQEIAALLSINETERRKIFTINQLDNTERRGRFKEVYIRRGAVGEVYGVEVSLAQYLSYTTEKPEKTAVETYIKRFGNYRKGVDAFISDYQESGISLSAFITYINQHYLA, from the coding sequence ATGGCCGTAAAAAACTTATTTAACATTCCTTATGCTGGGGTGGATAAAGGCGTGGATTTCGACCTGCTGATCGGCAATGCCGGTGAATTATCGGTGGTGATCGAAATGACCAACCCGGTGGTTCGGTATTCCGCCCATCCGGCAGGGTACGATGAATTTCATCACCTGCTGAGTAATGTGGTCAAGATCCTGGGTGATGGTTACCTGCTGCAAAAGCTGGATGTGATCAGCCGTTCCCCCTATGATCCGGGCCATGCAGATGAATTTCTGCAACAGCAGTATAATGCTCATTTTAAAGGAAGAGATTGCTTGCAGATCAGCACTTATCTGACCATTACCAGGCAGCTGAAAAAAGGTGCCTTCTATGTCTATGACGCGAGGCTTTTGCGCGAATTCCGGCAAATCGTCGCCAAGGTGCTGGAAATTTTGCCGACAGGCAAAGACCTCCGGGAACCACAATTGAATCAGCTGGTATTGAAAATGCTCAGTATGTCATTTGACAGTCCGGTGATTACTTTGAATAATTTGTCTCCCTCGGCTACGGAGATCGGCATGGGCGACAAGACGGTCCGCTGCATCAGTTTGGTGAACCCCGATAGTATTGACCTGCCCCCAAGTGTTTCCAGTTATAATGAACTAAATGAGAAGGAAAGTATCCGCGGCTTTCCGGTCGATTTTCTTTCCTTTTTGTTTAATGTGCCCGGTAGCGAAGTCATCGTATTTAATCAACTTATTGATATCCCTAATCAGATTGGTACCCTGCGTAAACTGGAACAAAAGAAAAAGCGGCATGCCGGTATACCGGACCCTGCCAATCAATTATGCGTGGAAGACATTGACCAGCTGCTGAATGATGTCGCCAGGGAAAGCCAGCGCTTAGTTAACTGTCACTTTACTGTGATGATTTGTGCCCAGCCGACTGCGCTCGCAAAAGCCGCCAACTTTGTGGAAAGTTCCCTTTTTCATCTGGGTGTTATTCCCAGTAAGAACGCCTACAATCAGCTGGAACTATTTCGTAGTGCATTACCGGGAAATGGGGTAGAACTCAAAGGTTATGACTGGTTTTTAACGACGGCTGACGCGGCCTTGTGCTTTTTCTTTAAAGAGTCGCTGCCTAAAGACGAACCCTCCGAATTTTTGATCCGCTTCACGGACAGGCAGGGTATCCCTGTTCGCATGGACCCGGCTGACCTGCCGATGCGGACGGGCCGGATCAATAACCGGAACAAGTTCGTGTTGGGGCCCAGTGGTTCAGGGAAAAGCTTTTTCATGAATGCCCTGATCGAGCAGTATATGCTCTACAATATGGACATGGTGATCGTTGATACCGGCCATTCCTATTCGGGCCTATGTTCCTATTACCAAGGCAAGTACATCACCTATACGGATCAGGCACCTATCACCATGAATCCATTTCGGATAGCCGAGGAAGAGTACAACATTGAAAAAAAAGATTTTCTCTGTACGCTGATCGGGGTGGCCTGGAAAGGGGCGGATGGTACCTTCAGTACGGTTGAACGGGATGTTATAGCGCAGGTGATCTCGGCTTATTACAGCCAGTTCTTTGCAGCCCGGGGTGAATTGAAATTTGATACTTTTTATGAGTTTGCCTTAGTCAAGATCCCGGAGATCAAGGAGCTGGAAAGGATTCCATTTGACTTTGATGAATTCCGCTATGTACTGAAGAAGTTTTACAAAGGTGGCGAGTTTGCACCGATCCTGAACAAGGACGCCGATCAGTCCCTATTTACAGAACGCTTTATTGTTTTTGAGATCGATTCGATTAAGGAGCACAAGATTCTATTTCCTATAGTCACGCTGATCATCATGGATGTGTTCCTGCAAAAGATGCGGTATCGGTCCGATCGGAGAAAGACCCTGGTGGTTGAAGAAGCCTGGAAGGCCATTGCCAGTCCCCTCATGGCCGGCTACTTATTATATCTCTATAAAACGGTGCGGAAGTTTTGGGGAGAAGCGATCGTGGTGACCCAGGAACTGGGCGATATTATCGGGAACGCGGTCGTCAAGGATAGTATTATCAACAACTCGGATACCATCTGCCTGCTGGATCAGACCAAGTTCAAAGACAACTACCAGGAGATAGCTGCCTTATTATCCATCAATGAAACCGAGCGGCGAAAAATCTTTACCATTAACCAACTGGACAACACCGAAAGACGTGGCCGCTTCAAGGAAGTTTACATCCGTCGTGGTGCTGTTGGGGAGGTTTATGGTGTGGAGGTGTCGCTGGCACAATACCTCAGCTATACGACCGAAAAGCCGGAAAAGACTGCAGTGGAGACCTACATCAAAAGGTTTGGGAACTATAGAAAGGGAGTTGATGCTTTTATCAGCGATTATCAGGAAAGCGGTATATCCTTGTCCGCTTTTATCACTTACATCAATCAGCATTACCTGGCATGA
- a CDS encoding rhomboid family intramembrane serine protease yields MKTFLSAPICYGLMAIITLVSLCALKDQKLFFHLVLHPNGVIESKEYYRLITGDLVHNDLIHFLINQIMMFTFGARLENHLLLTTNQGSLSFLIIYLSSCLSASLFTTTRHWREPDYSNAGTSGSIIGCMLGYVMVQPDIIAFYLPVVGGIKNIYGGLICIIAYMIYQFRSDRANINHEVHFFGGLGGILATWILTGN; encoded by the coding sequence ATGAAGACCTTCCTGTCAGCCCCCATATGTTATGGGCTCATGGCCATCATCACGCTGGTAAGTTTATGTGCTTTAAAAGATCAGAAATTGTTCTTCCATTTGGTGTTGCACCCCAACGGAGTTATAGAGTCGAAAGAATACTATCGGTTAATAACAGGCGATCTGGTGCATAATGACCTGATTCATTTCCTGATTAACCAAATCATGATGTTTACTTTCGGTGCCAGGCTGGAAAATCATTTACTGCTGACCACCAACCAAGGCAGCCTAAGTTTTCTGATTATCTATCTGAGCAGCTGCCTGAGCGCAAGCCTGTTTACCACGACCCGCCATTGGCGGGAACCGGATTATTCAAATGCCGGCACGTCAGGAAGCATTATCGGATGCATGCTGGGATATGTCATGGTTCAACCGGACATCATCGCATTTTATCTGCCGGTCGTTGGAGGGATCAAAAACATCTATGGAGGGCTGATCTGTATTATCGCTTATATGATTTACCAGTTCAGATCTGACCGGGCAAATATCAATCATGAAGTTCATTTTTTCGGCGGCTTAGGCGGGATCTTAGCAACCTGGATATTAACTGGTAATTAA